From a single Bacteroidota bacterium genomic region:
- the gldL gene encoding gliding motility protein GldL — MAKLYGFGAAIVIVGALFKIQHWEGAGIMLTVGLFTEAVIFFFSAFEPPHEEVDWSLVYPELAGMHEPGADRKKAKAGDPVAQHLDKLLSDAKIGPDLIQSLGTGLKSLSENTAKMATVSNAAVATEEYSKNVTAAAKQVSSLTASYEKAATAMNSMSAAHDDVKGYTEQMKSAGKNMGALNAVYELQLQEANTRMKDTKKFYDGIQELLSNLNNTVEDTKRYKDEVGKLAKNLGALNTIYGNMLSAMSQNANK; from the coding sequence ATGGCGAAACTTTACGGTTTCGGGGCGGCAATCGTAATTGTCGGCGCCCTCTTTAAAATTCAGCACTGGGAAGGTGCAGGTATCATGCTTACTGTAGGTCTGTTTACAGAAGCGGTTATCTTCTTCTTCTCTGCATTTGAACCACCACATGAAGAAGTAGATTGGTCATTAGTTTATCCGGAGCTTGCAGGAATGCACGAGCCGGGAGCTGACCGCAAAAAAGCAAAGGCCGGCGATCCGGTAGCACAACACCTTGATAAATTATTATCGGATGCGAAGATTGGTCCGGATCTGATTCAGAGTCTGGGTACAGGATTAAAATCACTGAGTGAGAACACGGCTAAAATGGCTACTGTTTCCAATGCTGCAGTGGCGACTGAAGAGTATTCAAAAAATGTTACCGCCGCTGCGAAGCAGGTAAGTTCTTTGACCGCTTCTTACGAGAAGGCTGCTACAGCGATGAACAGCATGAGTGCTGCTCACGATGATGTGAAAGGATATACCGAGCAAATGAAATCTGCCGGTAAAAACATGGGCGCTCTCAATGCCGTGTATGAACTTCAATTGCAGGAAGCCAATACACGCATGAAGGATACCAAGAAATTTTATGACGGTATTCAGGAACTGTTGTCGAACCTCAACAATACTGTGGAAGACACCAAGCGTTACAAAGATGAAGTGGGTAAACTCGCTAAAAATCTGGGAGCCCTCAATACCATCTATGGCAACATGCTTTCTGCCATGAGTCAAAATGCAAACAAATAA
- a CDS encoding formimidoylglutamase: protein MLEAYFDPVSPDIIRGIKSPYPPDALGQHVQAYTTDSGFPSFEGARLAILGVGEERGSIGNAGAAQGPDFIREQFYKLKKHQQGLHFIDLGNLKIGHSLNDTYAAIAIVVTELLSAHIVPVILGGSQDITYGHYTGYKISEQIINIVSIDSRFDLGIPEETTNSETYLGKIILEQPNYLFNFSNLGYQTYFTGVENVALMKKLHFETHRLGQVQADIQETEPIVRNADLITVDISAVRQSDAPGHANPSPNGFYGEELCQILLYAGLSDKCTGLGLYEYNPSFDRQSQTAKLYAQALWYFFEGMGQRKMDLPLSNPNNYITYRVAFEELEQEITFIKSMKSDRWWMKLPTDGTKNRYLSQHLLPCSYKDYQQACSNEVPERWWNAVHKMV, encoded by the coding sequence ATGCTTGAAGCGTATTTCGATCCGGTTTCACCCGATATTATCAGAGGAATTAAAAGTCCTTACCCTCCTGATGCCTTAGGTCAGCATGTCCAGGCCTATACCACCGACTCCGGTTTTCCCTCTTTCGAAGGAGCACGGCTGGCTATTTTGGGAGTAGGCGAGGAGCGGGGGAGTATCGGCAATGCAGGTGCTGCACAAGGTCCCGATTTTATCAGAGAACAATTTTACAAGCTAAAGAAGCATCAGCAAGGGCTGCATTTTATTGATCTCGGCAATTTAAAGATCGGTCATAGCCTGAACGATACCTATGCTGCCATAGCCATCGTTGTCACTGAATTGCTTTCTGCACATATAGTACCCGTTATATTGGGCGGCAGCCAGGATATTACTTACGGACATTATACCGGTTATAAAATTTCCGAGCAAATCATCAATATTGTTTCCATCGATTCACGGTTTGATCTCGGTATTCCGGAAGAGACCACCAATAGTGAAACCTATCTCGGGAAAATCATCCTTGAGCAACCCAACTATCTTTTCAATTTCAGCAATCTCGGTTACCAGACCTATTTTACCGGCGTGGAGAATGTGGCGCTCATGAAAAAACTGCATTTCGAAACGCATCGTCTGGGACAAGTACAGGCGGATATTCAGGAGACAGAACCTATCGTCAGAAATGCCGATCTGATCACAGTAGACATCAGTGCTGTCCGGCAAAGTGACGCTCCCGGACATGCGAATCCCTCCCCGAATGGTTTTTACGGCGAAGAATTATGTCAGATTCTGCTGTATGCCGGATTGAGTGATAAGTGCACCGGGCTCGGATTATATGAGTACAATCCTTCCTTCGACCGGCAGTCGCAAACGGCGAAGCTTTATGCGCAGGCCTTATGGTATTTTTTTGAAGGGATGGGACAGCGTAAAATGGATTTGCCGTTGAGCAATCCCAACAATTACATCACTTACCGGGTCGCTTTCGAAGAGCTGGAACAGGAAATAACTTTTATTAAGAGCATGAAGAGTGACCGCTGGTGGATGAAGTTACCCACTGATGGCACGAAGAACCGCTATCTGAGCCAGCATCTGCTCCCTTGTTCCTACAAAGACTATCAGCAAGCCTGCAGCAATGAAGTGCCGGAACGTTGGTGGAATGCCGTGCATAAAATGGTTTGA
- a CDS encoding type IX secretion system membrane protein PorP/SprF, producing MKKLLAVITAGCISTLALAQQDPQFSQNMFNKLWVNPATAGSNEAICASLLYRAQWVSFDGAPKSGVLAIDAPLFNNKLGLGLTINTDEIGFEQGLTAKLAAAYRMDVGNGKLSLGVDFGLLQNTIDGKFTAPDGVANDPAIPQNAVSGTAFDLGAGAYYQSEKFYFGVSSTHLMESELDLDKFSKEYKRHYYGMIGYTLELTPSVSLKPMIFVKNVTDNTTIDVNVNAHFNNKFWAGLSWRNEDAVVGMLGITLIENLRLGYAYDFTTSELKDYSDGSHEIMLGYCFNVKKRIPVSIRNVRFL from the coding sequence ATGAAGAAACTTTTAGCGGTAATAACAGCAGGATGTATCTCCACACTTGCACTTGCACAACAGGACCCACAGTTCAGTCAAAACATGTTTAACAAGTTGTGGGTAAATCCAGCCACTGCCGGAAGTAACGAGGCGATCTGTGCCAGTCTCTTATACAGGGCACAGTGGGTAAGCTTCGATGGAGCCCCGAAATCCGGAGTTCTGGCCATCGATGCCCCCTTATTCAATAACAAGCTCGGCTTAGGTTTAACTATTAATACTGACGAAATCGGTTTCGAGCAAGGATTAACAGCGAAGTTGGCTGCTGCTTACCGGATGGATGTCGGCAACGGTAAATTATCGTTAGGCGTAGATTTCGGTTTGCTGCAGAACACGATTGACGGCAAGTTCACTGCTCCTGATGGGGTAGCGAATGACCCTGCCATTCCACAGAACGCGGTGAGCGGGACGGCCTTTGATTTAGGAGCAGGTGCATATTACCAGAGTGAAAAGTTTTACTTCGGCGTTTCTTCTACGCATTTGATGGAGAGCGAGCTGGACCTCGATAAGTTTTCAAAAGAATACAAGAGACATTACTATGGAATGATCGGATATACCCTGGAGTTAACCCCAAGTGTATCCTTAAAACCGATGATATTTGTAAAGAATGTGACGGACAACACCACAATTGATGTGAATGTCAATGCACATTTTAATAATAAGTTCTGGGCAGGTTTATCCTGGAGAAATGAAGATGCGGTAGTTGGAATGTTAGGTATTACGCTCATCGAGAATCTGCGATTGGGGTATGCTTATGATTTCACCACTTCTGAATTAAAAGATTACAGCGATGGATCCCACGAAATTATGTTGGGATATTGCTTCAATGTCAAGAAAAGAATCCCGGTTTCAATCAGAAACGTAAGATTCCTCTAA
- a CDS encoding SUMF1/EgtB/PvdO family nonheme iron enzyme → MKNLIIASLALLLLSSCGGGNRGQLVGVQGRERWYQADPYGMVFIPQGSFNMGPSDQDVPYAQNAMAKTVSMHAFYMDNTEITNNEYRQFVYWVRDSLAHRLLGGDHLTEEGEYGERINWDERIRWDDEENVETLSELYLPESERFYRRKEIDSRKLNFEYYWIDLVAAAQKDFSRDRDPASGSLANRPQGRTDRSVYIKKEIINVYPDTLSWVHDYTYSFNDPITKAYFWHPAYDDYPVVGVNWLQAKAFCVWRTQLLCSYMEDVEETYVQDYRLPTESEWEYASRGGLANNPYPWGGPYTRNSRGCFLANFKPLRGNYIDDGGFYTVKATAYWPNDYGLYCMAGNVAEWTSNAYDESAYSFIHDLNPDYTYDAKDTDPPALKRKVIRGGSWKDVGYFMQTGTRSYEYQDTSKAYIGFRCVMDFLGRDKADF, encoded by the coding sequence ATGAAAAACCTGATTATTGCTTCCCTCGCACTGCTGCTACTAAGCAGTTGTGGAGGCGGTAACCGTGGTCAATTGGTGGGGGTACAAGGGCGCGAGAGATGGTATCAGGCCGATCCTTATGGCATGGTATTTATCCCTCAAGGCTCTTTCAACATGGGTCCTAGTGACCAGGATGTTCCTTACGCCCAAAACGCAATGGCAAAGACTGTGTCGATGCATGCGTTTTACATGGACAACACGGAGATTACCAACAATGAGTACAGACAGTTTGTGTATTGGGTGAGAGATTCCCTGGCACATCGTCTGCTAGGTGGTGATCATCTCACCGAGGAAGGGGAGTATGGAGAGCGCATCAACTGGGATGAGCGGATCCGATGGGACGACGAAGAGAATGTGGAAACACTTTCTGAGTTGTATCTACCTGAAAGCGAGCGTTTTTATCGCAGAAAGGAAATTGATTCACGGAAACTGAACTTTGAATATTACTGGATTGATCTGGTAGCTGCTGCTCAGAAAGACTTCAGCCGCGACCGTGATCCTGCTTCAGGAAGTCTGGCCAATCGTCCGCAAGGCCGAACCGACCGCTCCGTTTATATTAAGAAGGAAATTATCAATGTATATCCCGATACTTTAAGTTGGGTACATGATTATACCTATTCCTTTAACGATCCTATTACAAAAGCTTATTTCTGGCATCCTGCCTATGATGATTACCCTGTAGTAGGTGTAAACTGGTTACAGGCGAAGGCTTTCTGTGTTTGGAGAACTCAATTGCTCTGTAGCTATATGGAGGATGTAGAGGAGACCTATGTACAGGACTATCGTTTACCGACAGAAAGTGAGTGGGAATATGCTTCCCGTGGTGGTTTAGCCAACAACCCGTACCCCTGGGGCGGACCATATACCAGGAATAGCAGAGGCTGTTTCCTTGCCAACTTCAAACCGTTACGCGGAAATTATATTGACGATGGAGGTTTCTATACGGTGAAAGCTACCGCTTACTGGCCGAATGATTATGGCCTGTATTGCATGGCCGGAAACGTAGCAGAGTGGACCAGCAATGCCTATGACGAATCAGCCTATAGCTTTATACATGACCTTAACCCGGATTATACTTACGATGCAAAGGATACCGATCCTCCTGCATTGAAAAGAAAGGTGATCAGAGGTGGATCATGGAAAGATGTCGGATATTTTATGCAGACCGGCACCCGCAGTTATGAATACCAGGATACTTCGAAAGCCTATATCGGTTTCCGTTGTGTGATGGATTTCCTTGGCCGCGACAAAGCTGACTTCTAA